In Nostoc edaphicum CCNP1411, the sequence TTCATCGTAGCGAATTTTCTCAACAGGGATAGTGTAATGCAGTGAGCGCAAATCGTTAGAAGACATACCAGCTAGTTTGTTCTAATGAGAATAACTTATGGATTCACGATACCATTCAGAATAGGTCAACTGGTATGTTTTTTTAATTGAACTATATTATCTAGCTGTGACACACTCTTAGACTGATGCAATCATAAAGGCTGCCAAAAATCCTGATTATGCCTTAAATCTTGAAGAAGAATTCAGGAGTCAGAATGAGCGTCTTCATTCTGAATTCTGGCTCCTGACTCCTGAATTCTGTTTCCGTCAAGTCTTCATTCGACTTGCATAACATATTGTTATTTTTATGGTTCAGCTAATTTTATAGGATAGAAATTCTAAGCACTGTTTGACCCTATCCTAAGATAGAGCTTTTTATTGCCCACTGTTAGGAGAGAACTTTGGTAAATACCACAATTAAAACAACAAAATCACAAGAAGTCTTCGCCGCCGCTCAAAACCTGATGCCAGGAGGAGTCAGTTCTCCTGTTCGTGCCTTTAAATCTGTGGGTGGACAACCCATTGTATTTGATCGTGTTAAAGGTGCATATATTTGGGATATAGATGGCAACCAATACATAGACTATGTAGGCACCTGGGGGCCAGCTATTTGTGGTCATGCTCATCCAGAAGTCATTGCAGCATTGCATGAAGCTTTAGAAAAAGGCACCAGTTTCGGCGCTCCCTCAGTCCTCGAAAATGTTTTGGCAGAAATGGTTATCGATGCCGTTCCTAGCATCGAAATGGTTAGATTTGTCAATTCGGGAACTGAAGCCTGTATGGGAGTTTTGCGGTTAATGCGGGCTTTTACAAAACGGGAGAAAATCATCAAGTTTGAAGGTTGCTACCACGGACACGCCGATGCGTTTCTAGTGAAGGCGGGTTCTGGTGTTGCCACACTTGGCTTGCCAGACTCACCGGGAGTACCTAAATCGGCAACTAGCACTACTCTAACCGCGCCTTTCAATGACCTAGAATCCGTCAAAGCCTTGTTTGAAGAAAACCGCGACGAGATTGCTGGCGTCATTCTTGAGCCAGTCGTCGGCAATGCTGGGTTTATTGCGCCTGATGCTGGGTTCCTAGAAGGATTACGGGAACTGACGCACGAGTATGGAGCATTATTAGTATTTGACGAAGTGATGACCGGATTCCGCATTGCTTACGGTGGCGCTCAGGAAAAATTTGGTGTCACACCCGATTTAACCACCTTGGGTAAGGTGATTGGTGGTGGTTTGCCAGTGGGAGCTTATGGTGGTCGTCGAGATATCATGTCAATGGTTGCCCCCGCAGGTCCCGTATATCAAGCTGGGACACTTTCTGGTAATCCTTTGGCGATGACTGCTGGTATTAAGACTTTAGAATTGCTGCAAAAGCCAGGTACTTATGAGTATCTTGACCGGATTACTAAAAAGCTAGCAGATGGTTTGTTGCAAATCGCTAAAGAGACTGGTCATGCAGTTTGTGGTGGTCAAATCAGCGCGATGTTTGGCTTATTCTTTACCTCTGGCCCAGTTCATAACTACGAAGATGCGAAAAAGTCTGATACAGCAAAATTTGGACGCTTTCATCGGGGTATGTTAGAGCATGGTATTTACTTAGCACCTTCTCAATTTGAAGCTGGGTTTACATCTTTTGCTCACACCGAAGAGGATATTGATCAGACTTTAGCAGTAGCAAGGGATGTAATGTCTAGCCTGTGATGTGAATCAATAGCAGTTCTCGTTTGGATGCAGCACATGTTAGTCGCACAGCAGTACTCATTGGTGTCAACTTAACGTCAAAGGGACTGGGGACTGGGGATTAGGGATTGGGGATTCGGTCATCAAACGAAAAATGATGTTCGGGGCTTTAACCCCTCCCAAATTTTAGAATGTTTTCCCAGTCCCCAGTCCCGGAGCGGCGAACATCGCGCCACTAACATAAAGGTATAGTGGGGGACGCCTCGCCGCGACCAGGTGAAAGTTAGTAAACGAGAATGCTTTGAAACATTACCTCGTTCCCAGTCGGAGACTGGGAACGCCCCTTGTTGGGGTTGCCGCCTCCCTGACTGACTCGCAGCAGATATTTACAAAAAAAACCGTCCAAAATTACCATCTGAACGGGATTTTTTCCTATTAAGATTTGATGCCAACCTAATCTACTAAAGGTTGCACTATGATTTCAAAACTACAAGTCAGGAGGCAAAATCACCTGATCAATTGCGTGAATTACACCGTTGCTGCCTGTGATATCTGCCTGTGTCACTCTAGCATCATTAACAGTTACACCAGTAGCAGGATCAACTTTAACATTGATTGCACCACCTTCAAGGCTTTTAACTTCGCCAGACTTCAAATCAGTGGACAATACCTTACCAGATACTACATGGTAAGTTAAAATCTTGAGCAACACTTCTTTGTTATCTGGTTTTAACAATTCTTGCAAAGCATCTTGTGGCAACTTGGCAAAAGCTGCATCAGTGGGTGCAAAAATAGTCAAGTTATCTGTGCCTTGCAAAGCTCCAGTTAATCCTGCTGCTTTCAAAGCCTTGGTTAAAGTTGTAAAAGAAGCGTTTGACTCTGCCAACGCTAACAAATTTTTGCCTTGATTGTCGGTTGCCCCTGGTGCCGGTGGAGTAGTCGGTGTAGTCGGTTGAGTTCCAGGACGTGGGGTGCGGGGTGTAGGTTCACTAGGTGTAG encodes:
- the hemL gene encoding glutamate-1-semialdehyde 2,1-aminomutase, which codes for MVNTTIKTTKSQEVFAAAQNLMPGGVSSPVRAFKSVGGQPIVFDRVKGAYIWDIDGNQYIDYVGTWGPAICGHAHPEVIAALHEALEKGTSFGAPSVLENVLAEMVIDAVPSIEMVRFVNSGTEACMGVLRLMRAFTKREKIIKFEGCYHGHADAFLVKAGSGVATLGLPDSPGVPKSATSTTLTAPFNDLESVKALFEENRDEIAGVILEPVVGNAGFIAPDAGFLEGLRELTHEYGALLVFDEVMTGFRIAYGGAQEKFGVTPDLTTLGKVIGGGLPVGAYGGRRDIMSMVAPAGPVYQAGTLSGNPLAMTAGIKTLELLQKPGTYEYLDRITKKLADGLLQIAKETGHAVCGGQISAMFGLFFTSGPVHNYEDAKKSDTAKFGRFHRGMLEHGIYLAPSQFEAGFTSFAHTEEDIDQTLAVARDVMSSL
- a CDS encoding fasciclin domain-containing protein, translating into MKTNYTKLLTTLAGIAGFTSFSVLTTLPSDAKSALNPNPSIFNEAPYNQGQRLQANAQYTPAEATSEVQKGNTKRQQIAQNSGGTLNPRPSIFNEPPYNRGGATPSEPTPRTPRPGTQPTTPTTPPAPGATDNQGKNLLALAESNASFTTLTKALKAAGLTGALQGTDNLTIFAPTDAAFAKLPQDALQELLKPDNKEVLLKILTYHVVSGKVLSTDLKSGEVKSLEGGAINVKVDPATGVTVNDARVTQADITGSNGVIHAIDQVILPPDL